The region GCGCGGGCCAGTCCTCGACGTGCGCCGCGAACACCGGCCCCAGCAGCGGGTCACGGCGCGCGCGGGCGTAGAACTCGGTCACGACCGCCGCCAGCGCGGGCACGCCCCCCACCTCCTCCAGCGGGGAGCCGGGCGTGCGGTCCGCCCAGCCGGGCAGCGCCGCCAGGAAGTCAGCCCGCACGGTGTCCGGCAGGTCCGGGGCGGCCCAGGCCACCGCGCGACCGTGCGTCCAGTGCAGCGACACCTCAGACACCCAGGCGTGGACCTGCGCGCCGCGTGGGGGGGCCGCCCATTCCAGGCCCACCTCCGACCCGTGAATCGCGGCGCCCAGCGCGCGGCCCAGCAGCGCCGCGCCCGTGCCCCAGCCCAGCACCGGTACGCCCCGGCGCAGCGCCGCCGTCACGTCGGTCAGCAGCCCCCAGCGCTCCGGCTGGTCCCGCAGGTCGGCCACCGGCCCCCCGTCGTGCGGCAGGAGCAGCCCCGCCGCCTCCCGGATGGGCACGCTGCCCAGCGGGCGGGTGTCCGGCCAGCCGGGCAGGGGAGAGGACGTCAGGAGCATCGCGGGCAGGATACCCGCCTCACGGTTGCGGGCGGGGGGCGCGGCGTACACTGAC is a window of Deinococcus grandis DNA encoding:
- a CDS encoding group III truncated hemoglobin, whose translation is MLLTSSPLPGWPDTRPLGSVPIREAAGLLLPHDGGPVADLRDQPERWGLLTDVTAALRRGVPVLGWGTGAALLGRALGAAIHGSEVGLEWAAPPRGAQVHAWVSEVSLHWTHGRAVAWAAPDLPDTVRADFLAALPGWADRTPGSPLEEVGGVPALAAVVTEFYARARRDPLLGPVFAAHVEDWPAHLGRVTAFWVTLLGGDADLVPWRGNLNAAHAGLGVRGEHLRAWLTLWEATARDLLLAPAADLLTARARAMGARLGGRQRA